Genomic segment of Pochonia chlamydosporia 170 chromosome 1, whole genome shotgun sequence:
CCATCTCTTCAAGCGCCTGGGGCATGAAGATTGGCGGGTTTCTTGGAACTGTCATGAAGCAGGTTGGTCTCATTCGAGCCCGGTGGCACATCTGTCAGCTAACCTGGCCATCCAGGGCGAATCTGTTTACGCGCAAGCACAGAAAGAGCTCGCGGAGGTGGGAGAAGATGCGAGCAAGGGCTTTACAGATCTTAGAGAATCAATATTGAACCGAACTCGATCGCTATCAGTGAATACTGCCACCCCAGCTGACGGAACTAAGGAGGCAGATGATGCACAGTCAACCCCTacaaaagcaaaagctgGCCCGTCAGACGATGCGGCCGAACAATCCGAGACAGTCCTGTCACGGCTACGAACGGAAGCTACTAAGCGCCTTAAGGATCTACAAAAAGCCGAAGATGCCGCTGATGAAGCGTTGCTGCGTTTCGGTAGCAACGTACGAGATTTCCTGCGTGATGCTATTAGCGTTGCGCCCCCAGACGAGTCGTCTCAGGACTCAACCGTTCTTTTCGAGAGCAAGGACGCGCAAGGCAAGCGTGTTATCCACACGTCTCGATTCGATGCCCAGATGCATGTTATCCATACATCTGTTGAGGGTTTCGCCAAAGACCCTACCGGCGACGAGTATGAGAAGTGGACTAAAGATTTCGATGTTGAGAAGAAGACAGATGATATCAGTGGCGATCTTGCGAAGTACCCTGAGCTAAGAGCCACAATGGAGAAGCTTGTGCCGGATCAGGTTACCTACGCAGACTTTTGGAAACGTTACTACTTCTTGAGACACGGTATTGAAACTGCGGAatcacgacgacgagatcTTCTAAAAGGTATTGTACCTCTTATCTATTCAAATCTACTCGTTTGTACTAATATCTGGTCTGTACAACAGCCGCctctgctgatgatgaagttggcTGGGACGATGATTcggacgacgacgaagaggcaGAAAAGAAGACACCTGGCCAAAAGGCTAGCTCCGGAGCATCGTCCACCACTATTCAGCGACCGGATGGCCTTCTCAAGCCAAATGAGTCCCGAAAATCCAATGACGAGAAGTCACAAGCTGATAGCGAAGCCAGCTATGACGTCGTAGGAGCAACTTCAGGGAAAACAAGCCAGGCCCCAAATAGCCCCAAGGACTCCAAGCAGGGTGACGACAGTGACGATGACTGGGAATAATGTCCCATCTAATGCGGAAGTAACACTCGAGTCTTTTTGCCGACCGGAACTTGGCGTTTTGGTACTTTTCGTGATTCCCAATTCTGCAAAGATAATGCCTTTGTCCAACAAGACTGTATATATGCGCTGGGTATCAAATATGCGGATTATAGTCAGGCAATGGAGCAGCCCCTGCATACACACTAATTTTCAATCTGACGCTGCTACCTCTTTTTGTGCGTGACTTTTGTGAATCCGTCCTCGTCAACTTCAGGGGCAGGCTTCTCCTTCGGTACGGCCGGTGCATCATTCATGTCAACATCTccctcgtcatcttcgtcctcatcgtcgtcagaCTCCCAGTCAGTATCCTGGTCAGCATCTTCGGCCTTCTTGAACAACTGATCcaccttcttgcccttgagaTTCTGAAACCGCTGGCTCAACTTGTGTACTTCGTCGAACTGACCAATAGCACACTCGGCTCGTGCTCGGATAATATTGCCAGCAACCTCTGTGCCTGAATCGTCGTCGACATTGAcctcaaactcgtcaatcATGACTTGCAGCAAGACGGTTTCAACGTCCTCCAAGTCTGGCTCCTCGGCGGTCTTGCTCTGCGGCGCATCGCTAAATTCGGGAAACAAGTCGACAACGGCTCCGGCAAACCAGTCTCGCTTATCTTCTGAATCAGGGCCACCCCAGTTGTTTTGCACGGCCAGCGTCAGAGACGGCCAGAGGTGCAGGGAGTATGCTACGGCTTGTTCGAAGTTTGACTGGCGCACAGCTAGATTTCTTTCATTAGAGTAAAGAAGGTATGGAATGAGCCATTATTGATCTTACCTGCGGAGGGCAGCTGCGAGGCATCCGTAGACGAAGCCATGGTTCCTGGGCAGTAAATTTTAATCGGCCGTTGGCGGGGGTTTGGAGGGGCAGACCGGCCAAACGATGGCTGACCATCAGCACAAAAATTTCGACGGTTTGGTGTTGCTTCGGTCGGCCTCACAATTCTTGCGCTACTGGTGGTTGGTTGCACGGACCAATAGCGGAGCATTTGCGTCCGACTGTGGCACAACCACAAAGAGCCAGGGCCAAGTGCCTGCATGTACCCTGCAACTGGGGAAGCTGGCTGCTTGCACTCAATTTGCTGGCGCGGGATCCAACTCTACTGGGAGGAACAGCGTACATGACATCATGGTACCAGCTTGGTACTTTGTCCAACGAACGGACGTGCCCGTGCCAAGTACCTCTACCCAGCTCTGCTGAACTTATGATGACCTCTTCTATTTTCTCTGCTCCAAGTCAATGTCTCTCCGACTTTTGCATACTTTATCATGCTTTGCTAAGTATTCTTGATCAGCTGCAGCTACTATGAACAAATTGAACACCACTTCGGTGTCATTGGCCGTCACTCCGACTGTGGTTTCGACGCTCTTTTCTCATGTATGT
This window contains:
- a CDS encoding pre-rRNA processing protein (similar to Metarhizium acridum CQMa 102 XP_007809862.1), whose amino-acid sequence is MASSTDASQLPSAAVRQSNFEQAVAYSLHLWPSLTLAVQNNWGGPDSEDKRDWFAGAVVDLFPEFSDAPQSKTAEEPDLEDVETVLLQVMIDEFEVNVDDDSGTEVAGNIIRARAECAIGQFDEVHKLSQRFQNLKGKKVDQLFKKAEDADQDTDWESDDDEDEDDEGDVDMNDAPAVPKEKPAPEVDEDGFTKVTHKKR
- a CDS encoding BSD domain-containing protein (similar to Metarhizium robertsii ARSEF 23 XP_007818373.1) — translated: MDLAYDHIQENAYPQDREESNETPTPEHQEASLNNDLQDAYKAISSSAWGMKIGGFLGTVMKQGESVYAQAQKELAEVGEDASKGFTDLRESILNRTRSLSVNTATPADGTKEADDAQSTPTKAKAGPSDDAAEQSETVLSRLRTEATKRLKDLQKAEDAADEALLRFGSNVRDFLRDAISVAPPDESSQDSTVLFESKDAQGKRVIHTSRFDAQMHVIHTSVEGFAKDPTGDEYEKWTKDFDVEKKTDDISGDLAKYPELRATMEKLVPDQVTYADFWKRYYFLRHGIETAESRRRDLLKAASADDEVGWDDDSDDDEEAEKKTPGQKASSGASSTTIQRPDGLLKPNESRKSNDEKSQADSEASYDVVGATSGKTSQAPNSPKDSKQGDDSDDDWE